A genome region from Bacillota bacterium includes the following:
- a CDS encoding ABC transporter ATP-binding protein encodes MINALPKLVAVKRALLLIGQAAPKEVSILLPLNFLYGAGPILHLYISKIVIDEAARLIGSNIRTIADLAGMHLLLGAMLAFPVAISLLDAIITLRGLAIDSLRERIVGESRRQLLSKVAGLDDLSLFENPNALNTLKLAEGGTEHLWQLATGIGRMMVGVFAFVPALMLTFGISWWVPLLLFLSVLPAVVLQWRIEDQSWEVEQSQVSNARSKDLIERMILNETYAKEARLYSLHDVLLKRWQSYFHRIFQAKHAVRTKGAWVVICTSAISAIGAFVAYVYVIFQVIHGRFSLGDLALFAGL; translated from the coding sequence CTCCTCCCACTAAACTTCCTTTATGGAGCAGGGCCAATATTACACCTCTATATCAGCAAGATCGTAATTGACGAGGCCGCGAGACTGATCGGCAGCAACATAAGAACCATAGCCGATTTGGCTGGCATGCACTTATTGCTAGGTGCGATGCTAGCTTTCCCGGTGGCTATTTCTCTTCTTGATGCGATTATAACGCTGCGTGGACTTGCAATCGACAGTCTTCGCGAGCGAATTGTCGGGGAGAGTCGTCGACAATTGCTGAGTAAGGTTGCAGGCCTTGACGACCTTTCGTTATTTGAGAATCCTAATGCCCTAAACACCCTCAAACTCGCTGAAGGCGGCACCGAGCATTTATGGCAACTTGCTACAGGCATAGGGCGCATGATGGTGGGTGTGTTCGCCTTCGTTCCTGCGCTAATGCTCACCTTCGGGATATCTTGGTGGGTGCCGCTTCTGCTATTTCTGTCAGTTTTGCCGGCAGTAGTTCTTCAATGGCGTATCGAAGACCAAAGCTGGGAAGTAGAGCAATCTCAGGTAAGCAATGCAAGAAGCAAGGACCTGATTGAAAGAATGATTCTAAATGAGACGTATGCTAAAGAAGCTCGACTCTATAGTTTGCATGACGTATTGCTTAAGCGCTGGCAATCATACTTCCACAGAATATTCCAAGCCAAACACGCTGTCCGCACTAAGGGCGCGTGGGTTGTGATTTGCACTTCCGCAATCAGCGCCATTGGCGCATTCGTCGCTTATGTTTATGTCATCTTCCAAGTTATCCATGGCCGCTTCAGCTTAGGAGATCTAGCTCTATTCGCGGGTCTAAT